A section of the Cydia splendana chromosome 1, ilCydSple1.2, whole genome shotgun sequence genome encodes:
- the LOC134802310 gene encoding ubiquitin-like-conjugating enzyme ATG10, with the protein MSAISYEDFINAAEQFLKTSQKINDGWQLLQLQDKSKTYLKKESFKVCEGTGDSTLLKTEYVIFYNHSYGVPSFSFNVWNSTGTLLTLKNIRQMSFISISEKDFYSVVTQQEHPIFFRPYFMVHPCHTEELLLVFKNKSKNIIVTFLGLITPLIKLDLSVEYGLMS; encoded by the exons ATGAGCGCTATATCTTACGAAGACTTTATCAATGCTGCTGAACAGTTTTTAAAGACATCACAAAAGATAAACGACGGATGGCAACTGTTGCAACTACAAGATAAAAGTAAGACATACCTCAAGAAAGAGAGCTTTAAAGTTTGTGAAGGAACAGGCGATTCTACTCTTCTAAAAACTGAAtatgtaatattttacaatCATAGTTATGGCGTACCATCATTCAGTTTCAATGTGTGGAACTCAACAGGAACCCTCCTGACTTTGAAGAATATTAGACAAATGTCCTTTATCAG TATCAGTGAAAAGGACTTTTACTCTGTTGTAACTCAACAGGAGCACCCAATTTTCTTCCGTCCATATTTCATGGTGCATCCTTGCCACACTGAGGAACTGCTCTTGGTGTTCAAGAACAAGTCAAAGAACATTATTGTGACATTTCTTGGATTAATAACTCCATTGATAAAATTAGATTTGTCAGTAGAATATGGCTTAATgagttaa